AACGCTTCAAAAACCGACAGACCGAAATAAAAAATTCAGGTGGCTTAGGTATAGCTAAAGTGGTTTTCTTTGCCCTCTCTTTCACCAGATCCATCATTGTGATTGGTAAAAAAAAGATCCATCTTCCTGCAAAAAAAGAGGAAGATCCATCACTACAATGATTCCTGTCCCTCCAATGCTAAGGCTCCtcatcccgcaaaaaaaaaatgctAGGGCTCCTCAACTCACAGCGACAGTTCACAAGAGTATAGTTGACAAATTTGATGCCTTCATTCATACGCCAAATGTGTACAACTAACCTCTACTAATTCAATACTTGTGCCCTCGCAAAAAAGAACCTGTTGATCAGTTGACAGGCACTACAATCAGTTTAAGGACAACATGCTATTGGAGCAATGTCCCATATTTTCTTGCCAAAAACATAATGGAGGCGCCATGCGTTCTTACAAGGAAACGAGCCACCAAGAAAATGGAGGTAACGTGCATTTTCTTTTTGGCGTCCTTACAAGGAACGAGACAACACCAATTTTGAAAGAATAACGGTTTTGCTATTTAACAGCCGACTGTTTTTCAATTCGTTGTCACTCGAATTTGTGCCCGTCTGATCTCGCGCTGAGATTCGCGCTGAGAGTAGTTGTTTCGGCCGCGGGTTTCTTTTGTCGGGCTCGGTTTTATTTTGGATCTGCCCGTTACCATCTCCCCTGTGTGTGacgtttccttttccttttcccccTTTCAAAATTTTCCCCATTTCATTTGGGTTGTACTGTTTCGAAAGGGAAGAGGGGCAGAGTAGGGAGCGATATGAGGAGGCGGTCGAGCGGCAGAGAAGTTGAGGCGATTCCATCGGGTTCATGGCGTTTCCGAGATCCCTTTATGCCGGAGCTTGATTCTTCTCTTTGATTCCCAACTTCCCAGGTTAGTTCTTCTTGTCTATCTCCCTTCCCATGTGCGATTTGCCATGGTTGTGGTTGTGTAGCTTCCAGATCTAGGCGTTCGTGCGTTTGTGTTGTAGAATTTGTTGTTGTTTGAGTATTTAGCTGTTGGTTCTGCTTCGTGGTTCATTTAGTTTCCTGTGGATCCCGTGTGTTTGCGTCAGTTGTTAGTATTCGTGTGTTAGCCCCTAGCTTTGTGATTCCGTTGTTACGTTTCAGGCATGCTCGTTTTGCTCCTTCCGTTGTAGCCGCTATTTGGTTGCTTGTTTATGAATTTTTGATTGATATGTTGGTGCTCTGCTAGGGTGAGGGTTTGTGATTTCTCAGGTGATAGGCATGTCTCTGTGTTGAATCTTTTGGATTGTCCCCTGCAGTTGCAGTTTCAACCATCTGATAGGGTCAGGTTTAGGTAGCAGTACTTTTTTAGAGTTGGTTTTCTTTTGTGTATGAGTTCTTTCAGAGTTTGCAGTGCTATTTTCTTCGTAGTTCGTGGTTTTTTCCCTCCATAATCCCCTGCGTTCTAGCACTGCAACTAGGTCGGCTAATGTGTGTCAATTTTTTTCTATATGTTTTCCTTGAATTTCAGTGGATTTTAGCTCTGAATTGCACTGTAATATCCGAGTATTTCCATGTAATGTAGTCCCTCAGTTTTGCACTGTATTGTTCTCTAGTGTCTTTGTAATTTCCGTCTGAATTATTTGCTGCAATTCTTGACCTTTTGGTCTGTAATCCCCCGGTTTAGACCTAGGTTCGCACTATAAATTGTGTAGCTTTGCTTTGTAATTCATGTGCTTTCTGACTGAAGTAGCTTACTCTGTAGTTTTCATCAGTTTTGCACTATACATACACTGCAACAACCATGACAATTACACTGTAATTTGCATCGTTCACTGAAAATAGCCTGCAAGTAATTACACCGTAATTTTCCTCTATGTACACTGTAATATCCATGATAATTACACTGTAATTTCCCTCAATATACAACGTAATATTCGTGGTAATTACACTATATTTCTCTCAATGTACACTGTAATTTCCATATAGTACTTATACTGTAATTTCCCTCAATGTACACTGTAATTTCTGTATAGTTTTTACACTGTAATTTCCCTCAATGCACACTGCAATATGCATGGTATTTACACTGTAATTTCCCTCAGATGTCTCTTAATTTTCCTGTAGTATTTACACTGTAATTTCCCTCAATGTACACTGTAATATGCTTGGTATTTTCACTGTAATTTTCCTCAGATTTTTGCCAGTGTAATTTCCCTAAAGTAAACTATATAATTGCTCTGTAATTCATGTGATTTTTGCACTGTAATCTCCCATTTCTGATTTTCACTGTAATTCATGTGCTCTCTTTGTTGTATGCGATTGATTACTCTGTAATTTGTGTCAGGTTTACACTGTAATTTCTTCGGTTCTTGAGGGTAATTGCCATTAGTCTACACCGTAATTGGTGTCTCTTGGTTGTGTTATGCGCTGGGGTTGTGTATTAGCCGGGATCTGTCATCTGTGGATGGGAGGGGTAGTACAAGGCGAGGTCTGGGATGTGTGTTTGGGCCTTTTCGTGGGTTGCAAGCTCAAGGTCAGCTGTTTGCTGCTTTTCCTCTTCTTTTAGTTGTCTGGTGCTTTGTGGTCGCCGCGTCGTTGTGTTTATATTTCGATTAGTTGAGAACCGGGTCACAATTTTAGCCCAACCAGTTGTTATTGAAATACACACAAAGATCGGTAGTAACTGGACATACATGTGTCAACAGAACATTGGTCAGGAAATTTGAATCATAACCAATTAGAAATCAGTCAAATGCTAGATAGACACTCCCAAGAATAATAATGTAGATAACCTAAGCAATAATGCAGTGCCTCGCTGCCGGCCTCTCGCAATAATGCAGTGCTAGAATATGTGGGAGTTTATCTCGTGGAACGGCAGCTACTCCCTCCGCGTGCAGCAGCGCTGCCTACTTATTCGTGCTCCCCGTCCATGCTGCCACCACACCGCTGACCGCCAACACCTCTTGCAGTGACAATGGAGCTCCTCAGACCATTCGCGGCCCTGTGCGTCCTGCTTGGCTTCGTCCTCGTCGCCGTGGCGGTGGTGGCCACGGAGGTGGAGAGCGAGACGTGGGAGGCCCAGTCCTGCTACATCGTGCACGTCGCGGCCGCGCACGCGCCACGGCTGCCGCGCCGCGGCATGCTGGCCACGCGGGCGTATGGTGCGTTCTTGCGCAATCAACTCCCCGTCGAGTTGTCCAGCCCGGCGCCGAGGGTGCTCTACTCCTACGCGCACGCCGCCACGGGCTTCGCGGCGCAGCTCACGGGCCGCCAGGCCGCGCAGCTCGCGTCCTCGGGCTCCGTGCTCGCCGTCGTGCCCGACGTGATGCAGCAGCTGCACACCACCCTGACGCCATCCTTCCTCGGCCTCTCGCCGTCCTCCGGCCTGCTCAAGGCGTCCAACGGCGCCACGGACGTCGTCATCGGGGTGATCGACACCGGCGTCTACCCGGAAGGCCGCAAATCCTTCGCCGCCGACCCGTCGCTGCCGCCGACACCCAGCAAGTTCCGCGGTGGGTGCGTCTCGGGTCCGTCGTTCAACGCCTCCGCGCTCTGCAACAACAAACTCGTCGGCGCCAAGTTCTTCCACAAGGGGCTGGAGGCTGCACGCGGCCGCGCCCTAGGTGAGGACTCGTTGTCGCCGCTCGACACCAACGGCCATGGCACCCacacctcctccaccgccggcgGCTCACCTGCCGCGGATGCCGGCTTCTTCGACTACGCCGGAGGAAAAGCCGTCGGCATGGCCCCGGGCGCGCGCATTGCCGTCTACAAAGCGTGCTGGGACGAAGGGTGCGCGAGCTCTGACATCCTCGCCGCATTTGACGAGGCCATCACAGACCGTGTCGACGTTATCTCTGTCTCGCTTGGCGACACCGGCTTGGCCGACAACTTTTACAGCGACACAACCGCGGTGGGGGCGTTCCGCGCCGTCAGCAAGGGCATCGTCGTCTCCGCCTCAGCGGGAAACTCTGGCCCCGGGGACTCCACCGCCGTGAACATCGCGCCGTGGTTCTTGACGGTGGGCGCGTCCACACTCAACCGCCGATTCCCGGGCGACGTCGTTCTCGGCAACGGAGAGACCTTCACGGGCACTACTCTTTACGCCGGCGAGCCGCTCGGCGCGACCAAGTTACCAGTGGTCTATGGAGGGGACGTGGGCTCCAAAGTGTGCGAAGAGGGGAAGCTGAAACCAGCCAAGGTAGCCGGGAAGATTGTTTTCTGCGAACTGGGTGTAACGGCTCAAGCAGCGAAAGGACAAGCCGTCAAGCTCGCCGGTGGCGCCGGAGCAATCCTCACCGGCGCCAAAGAAGACGGCGAGCAGGTCATCACCAGCCCCCATGTCCACCCCGCCACGGACGTCCCATTTGCTGCCGCCGAGAAGATTAAAAAGTACATACGCACGCAAACTTCCCCTACGGCGACGATCATCTTCCGCGGCACCGTGGTCGGCTCGACGCCTCCTTCCCCTAGAATGGCGTCTTTCTCGAGCCGCGGGCCGAACTTCCGCGCGCCGGAGATCCTCAAGCCGGACGTGACCGCGCCTGGCGTGGACATCCTCGCCGCTTGGACGGGCGCCAACTCGCCCTCCGAGCTCGACTTTGACACGAGGCGAGTGAACTACAACATCATATCGGGCACGTCCATGTCATGCCCGCATGTGAGCGGCATCGTCGCGCTGCTCCGGCAGGCGAGGCCGGAGTGGAGCCCCGCCGCTATCAAGTCCGCCCTGATGACCACCGCGCGCAACATGGACAACGCCGGCGGCGTGATCGGAGACATGTCCACCGGCGAGGCGTCCACGCCGTTCGCGCGCGGGGCCGGACACATCAGCCCCAACAGCGCGGTCGACCCGGGCCTTGTGTACGACGCCGGCACGGAGGACTACATCACCTTCCTGTGCGCACTCGGCTACACTGCCAAGCAGGTCGCCGTGTTCGGCTCGTCCACCAGCTGCTCGACGCGCGCGGGCTCCTCCGTGGGTGACCACAACTACCCAGCCTTCTCCGTGGTGATCACCTCGAACAAAAAAAAGGCGGTCGTCACACAGCGCCGCGTTGTGCGCAACGTCGgcagcgacgccacgacgacgtaCCGGGCCAAGATCACCGCCCCGGACGGCGTGCTCGTGACGGTGAGCCCCGAGACATTGCGGTTCAGTGCGACGCAGAAGACACAGGGGTATGCGGTCACCTTCGCGCGGGAAATCGGCGCGAGCGTCACGGAGAAGTACACGTTTGGGTCGATCGAGTGGAGCGACGGCGAGCACACGGTGACGAGCCCCATCGCCATCACTTGGCCGACGAGCCAGGTCGCGGAGATGTGAATGCGATCAGTGTATTGTGTGAGTTTATGTCATTTGTTGTAAGTTTCAGTTCGTGTGGTGGGATCAATGAATCAAGACGTCTAATATTTGATTTCAAAGAGAAGTCTCATGTACGACTACCTGACTGTTAAATGTATAAAATCAagcacccgcaaaaaaaaatgtATAAATAAAATCAAGAAAAATAACTAAAGGGGAATAAGGTCATTCCAAGAAAATGAACTAAGATCATCATTTTCTTTtacaaagggtgaattttattggctcaaaaaTGGAGTATCAAGAAGATACAAATATAATGAGCACACACCCGCCTCTGCACAGGTAGGATGCCCAAAGCCAacgtaacacacacacacacacagagaaaaacacgccggcaaatagcaaagtaatataagaccaaagctatgcgtagATGAGGGGAAAAAGCGATCAAATCCGCGATTagcaaactacaacaatgaccGTACTCACACCAACCATATCACTACACCACATGGACAACGAGTTCTTTAACATCAACGCTTTCAGGAAGGGAGCGACGCCCAAGCCTCGATGTCATTGGATCCAACCACCCAAGGCAAAAATCTAGGTTTTCACTATGAAGAACCAGTCTAAGCATATCTGAACAATGCCTACAACAATGTAATGACATAAAAACATAGCCATTGCCATGTATAACCAACTCGGGCCAGGCCTAGGCTTTCACCCTGGAACTCGAGACCGGGTGCTCGAGTTGCACCACCATCAACTACAGTTATGTGTTGTTGTCACCATTTTTTCGCGATTTCAGCAGCTACATACGATATGCGACCATTGTCAGTGTACAACTCCCTCTGCGTCAGGCTATCGTTCATAGTTTGCATCTTTTTATGAAAGTTAACCACCGGATCACAGTCCGGAGTGAAGCTATTGTCGTAGGCCAGAGTGGTCACCACAAGGACCAACACCGAGGATGAAGCACATCAACGATGACTACCACCTCACCAGAGAGAGCTTTACCCATGCATGCCAGCCCAATGACCGACGTGGTCGGAACTGAAGCATGAACGACAGATCACCATCGCCGTCCCATGCCTACACCGAGCGTAGCCGCCGCTAGATCAGGCCAAGGCCAGGCATCTCCGGCAGACGAGTGGCGCTCCAGAAGACTGCGAGATGAAGCCGGGCCAGACTCCTCTGACACCCTACACACAGATGGCGTTGCCGCTCAAAAGAGATGGATGTGGTCGTGCTTGAAGTCCCTTGAGTAGCTGCCAACGAAGCAGGCCAATCAGGCCCAGATCTTTCTCAGATCTCCACCGAGCAACACACAAATCCACCATGGGAGCGTCACCAGCGCATCTACCGGCTGGGCACCATCATGAAAGAGTGGCATTGCCACCAAATCGTCCGGGGAGCGTTGTCCCTAGTCGTTGCGCGCGGACAGACGTGACCGTCGCCGCCCCAGTCGGCCGTCGCCGCCCCAGTCGGCCGCTGCTGCCCCAACTTCTCCCTGTCGCCTTTGGTAGGTGGGCCCGCGGCCACCGTGATCAAGGCCTGTGGTAGCGGCGGCGAGAGAGTGATGGCGGGGGGTGCTTTTTCTAGGATCTAGGTTTCGCTTCGGAGCCACCCTTCTCTAGCCAATCCCTTAAAATTTAGGTCACTATATGGCCATCAATTAACTCCTCAACTTTGCAGATGAAGATGGCCCACCATGCAGAACCTCTCTGGGTTGTCACGTTTAGATCGGATCTCCGCACGAAGGCCAAGCTCCCATTTCGCGACGGCGTGCTCAGTCTCTGTCGTGATGCTCTCCATCTAGTCCTCCATTGACCCCGTGTCGACAACAGCCCTTCGGTCGATGCTAGGTATCTAAGGGAGGGCGAGGTAGTTGAGATCGGATGCATGATACATATGTTTGGTAAAGGTTGACCGGCGGTTAGATGATGTGGCACCGATACCATGTGCCGCAACAAGAGCCATGGAAGTGCACGCTAGCTCTACGATTAGATGTGAGGGTTCTCCAAAATTGGAGAGCACGAGTACCCTTAGATCTGCACGAGCGGGTGTGTCTGGCCACCATGAGGGCCTAGGGTTCCTGACAAAGACAACGTGAGGGCGCAGGGTGGGCCTTATCTATGCACCCCATCCGAATCGCACTTGTATCCGTTCATGTTTTGTCCATTTCTAGGAAATCCTAGATCTGCGGCTCCACCATTGGGATACTTGTTTGGGTGGTGGAAGGGGTAGTTTGCTGGTGATTGTCGATCCTTCGGTCAGCTTATTGTGTCTACACTTCTCAGCTCTTCTCATGTGCCTGCTTAGATGGTGGACAAGGCGGGAGCGGGGCGGTTCCATAGGCAGGCAGCGCACCTGTGGGGGGCACGACAACTTTCATAGGGGCAACTCGGACCATGGTTGTGGTTCCCAACACGACCCCAACATGGTCTGGAAGCGAGATCCACCGTAAGGATCCGACAACATGCCAAGCTCTAGCGGCTCGGGCGGTTCCTCCATGTCATGAAGACGGATGGGAAGGCGCGATAGCACCAAGGGGCGACAAAGGTGGCGGCGAATCACAACCCCGAAGCGCCAATAGCTGGAGGACGGGGTAATATCAACTCAACTACTTGTCCTGCCTGAACTGGAACCGTAAAGATCATTTCACCGCTAGCTGCCCTACCATCCATGTGATAGATGTAAGAACCTTGTTCACACTAGATAGATTTTTCAAGCTATGCTTCTTGGGAGTGTGTAGCGTCTGTTTACGCTATTCAGTCTCCTAGCTTGGGTTTCGTTTACATTCCTTATGTGTGTGCTGGTAAACATGCGAAAGAAAAATTCTAGCTATGTTGTGATTACGGTTATTAAAGGTGTTGCTACTGTTAAAGAGATAGATAAATATTTTAATAATTTATTTGCCCCTAGATGGCGTTGtactgctagatgcattagccccaATCAAATTTCTATGCACTTTCCAAATCCTAAGGAAGAATGTGCGCTTTATTATGGACAACATATGGAATTTTCTGTGCGCATTCCAAATCATAAGGAATGGTGATGCGCCTATCTGCTTGGTCTCCTAATGTGGGAGCGAATGACCTCTTAATAAGGCTTGGCTAAGAGTTAGAAACATACCTGCAGAAAAAAGATGTGATGTTATAGTAGCTTGGCTCTTTGGTAGGAGTAACTATGGAAATAGACTATGCTACTGTCCATAAGGTTGAGTGTGCTAGAATTTCATTGGGTTGTAAGGATGCTTCAAAAGTTCTTTATGTAGCTAAAGGGGTTCTGGGTGAAGATTTTTATGATTTCTTCTATGAAGTGGAATATGTGGTTTTGGTCCTTGCTCAAATGGACAGGTTTGATACTTATTATAGAATTAATGATTCCTCTTTAGGAAAAGGGGCCAGAACTGATGCTGGCAGTTAAAACCATGCAAAATCTTCTAAAAATGTGGGTGGAAGGCAAATGACATTCTCTGGGTCAGTTAATGTGGGTCAAACTCAATGTTTTTGTCCCTCTCCAGGGTAAGGTGATCATCAGATGGAGCCTAGTGAGGGAAGTTTTAAGCATAATGAGTTATTGATTGATATTATGGCAAGAAGGCACAATCTACTGTCTATAACTCTGCCTACACCTACTGATCATAGACTATTTATTAATAACTATGCTTACATTCCTGATATCCCCAAGAATCCGTGGATTTCTGGAAAATAATTTAGCTATAATTAGAAGATTGCTGCTACTCCTGACAACACTTGGGCTCTTACTTGTGAATATGCACCCTCTACTCTTGTTCCTATGAAGAAATGATATGGCTATGTTGCTGCTGTGAAGTTATCTGGGTTCCAACATGAGTTGAGTTACAGTGACTGGCCATCTCTTCCAGTGGTTGGAATCTCCTAATGATTCACCGATTCACTCTTTTGGGGGCTGCAACTACTTCTCAAGTTCCTAGCAGGATGAGCACTCATAACtagcatgacaaagtgcaacatgTGTTTCTCAAAGCTGCTAAATTAACCAATAAGAGGAACTTGGAAGATAATATTGACAAGCCAACTTATGTTTATTCCTCTGTTGCTTTATTTGATATGGATATCCTGTGTAAAGCTGCTAGAATGGGTGTAGACATTCCTTTAGATGATTTTGAGAACATTGCACTCACAGAGATGGAATTAACTAGGaaaaatatgaaaatgaaaaatcATGAAGATAATTTTGAATTCCTTACATATTCATGATAATAGAGGGAACGTGGTCCCTTTGTGTTTAACTTAGATTGATCCTATTGAGGTAGACGACAAAGCCGTTACTCTTATGATCAGGAGGAAGAATGGTACTTACTCTAGAAATGTGATTATTTCCACTGCTTTGAAATTTGGTATACCATGTACTAGGAGCcaaaaggctacttccagttccgCTCTGCCTCCTAACAGACATGGTACATTAAGGAAAATACCTAATAAATACAAATGATAGGTTGTTTTTGGAATTGTAGAGGTACTAAAAAAAGTTATGAAATCATACCTCTCTAACATTATTAAGAATTATCCTCTGGATTTTGTTGGTCTTCAAGAGACCATGAAGGGCAAGTACCCCCTACCTTTTAGGAAACTTGATCCTCATAATGTTTTTTCTAAGGATTGGATACCTTCCAATGGTAAATCTAGAGGCATTGAGTGTGGTTTGAAAACTGATATCTTTAATGCCCAATCTATGAAGAAAGAACAATATGTGATTTAGCTTCATTTGCACCCTATTCTACTAGATTGTGATATAGCATTTATGGTAGTATACATTTCTGGTCATGAGGAGCATATGATAAAATTCTTCTCTAAATTGGCCTCCTTTTGCAAAAATTTAGAGGTGCGACATGCGGTTAGTGGTGTCTTCAATGTGCTAAGGCATAATGACGAGAAAAAAATCCTTAATCTCGTAGCTCCGACATGTTTAATGCCATTATTAATACCTTGTGTTTGAGATAGTTTTACAAGGTTGGTGGGATTTATACTTGAAACACAACCAGGATGCTCCCACTTTAGAAAATCTTGATAGGGTCTTGATGTCCCCTACTTGGGAAGATCAGTTTCCTTTGGTCTATGTTAGAAAACTTCCTAGAGAATTATTTGATCGTAACCCGCTGGTCATGGACTGTAGGATATCTAGGGCACTTTCTCCCAAGAAAAGAACTTTCCATTTTAATTTGAATTGGTTCAATAATGAGCAGTTCCTTTCCCTTGTTCAGGAAATTTGGTGTGAACCTATTAAAATTTGTGATCCTATTTACATTCTTATTTCaatttaatttttttaataaatatttCAAAGGACGGGGACAAACTTATTTGGTCATAATAAGAAAAGAAGGCAGGAATTGCAAGTGGTGCCAATTCTTGAGAGTCCTGAGGAGCTTATTGATGGCTCCATATTCTACACATTTTAGAGCTCATTAGTTGCCTATTATCTCTGTATATCATGTCCCACTGAGGCACTTACATGTCCACATGCATGATTTCTAATGTTTACTCTTTTTACAGTGAGCATTACATAATATTTATTCTTTATTGGTTTTTATTAGTTTTCTTTGTCTTTGTGTGTTTTTTAGGTGATGAGGACTTCCCATGGACTTAGCATGATGAAAGGAACTTAAACGGAGGACATCCAAGCACATCGGAGAGTAAAAAATGTAATTTTTCGAACTTCTCCAAATCAAGATCTAAAATCACAGATGAATCGGTGTCTTTCATACGATTCCAACGAGCCCAAAAATGTCAAATTCTGAGTTCGTATAAATAAATGACAGCCATTTTTCTAGAGGAGTCCAGAGCGTTCGACGGCGTCTGGTACAATAGCGTGTGGTTGTACCAGCGCTCGTGCCAAGCTCAGACAACTCCTAAATTTGCCCTTTCAGATGGGACCTTTGCAAATTTTGTCCACCATTGTTCCTACAAGTTTCTTCGCCTTCAAGGGAGATTTGGCTCCCCTATAGCCCTTGGACCAAAGGAGATATGCTACATCAGTGGAGGAGGCTTTGGAAGAGCTATTATATATACACCatcaaccctagccaccgccattATCCTCATCCTCAACCACGAGCCATCCACAATTAATCTCCCCATGTCCAACCGCCGTCCACATCATGAGCACTTGGGGGCAGTGGAAAGACTCCATCTCCATTGTTGCAACCTTGGAAGAATACCGgaagggagccgccgccgccaaagGACCATCACCGGGGGGCGAGATAATGGGCCGCCGCCACTTCGCCATCATTCATCATTAATCACCCCCGCCTCCATCACCACCATCAACACCCTTCTCCCGCCCCAGCACGGTCTCCGATGGGTTGTAACAACTCTTGAACCCCCTTTATATGTGATATTATTTGAGTAATTGTTGGCTATGGGTCAGTCGTCTAGTAAGCAGTTATTTGATACATGTCTTTTATTTATGTGTATCTTCTTCGTGTTTTATTGGCCATTATGGTAATATAGTGACTAGAGATGTCTGATCCATTGATGTAGTTGGAGACATTCAACTCCTTAGGCCACACATGAAGTTGGTAGATAGTTGTGCAAACAGAGAACCTCCAGGTGACATATGTTGATATCTTGAGGCGAACACACCTACTCTACGAGTCACAGTTGTCCATAGCCTTCGGTCTGGCCTTCGTGACCTCAATGCATTTCTGTTATCCACCACAGGTATGGGATGGGAAGTAGGGAGATTGAGTTGTCTCAAGATGGTGCTACTTGAGAGACAATGTTATGTGAGggacccccccaccaccaccaccaccatttgtAGATTGCACGCATCCTATAATATGGGTACTGACTTAGTTGCATGTGTGGTTCGTCAAAAAACTTAACTCCATTCCGCGCCGGGGCCAAACGAGACCGCACTTAAAATGTCAGCGTTCTCATCTAAAACATCACATATTTCTCTAGTTTATTTTCTATGTttagtttagtatttattttccgTTCTCTTTAGTACTTAGTTTAATTCTTTCTTTTAGTCGTCTCCCCCTAGCAACCGACTTTAGTGAGCTATTTAATTGCATGCGAGTAGAGAGGGCTAGGGAAGCGTTCGAGGGGAGATGGCATATGAGTAGagtggagggggcggggaggtgAGTACTAGGGGGGAATGCTGGGGTGTGTAGTAGTTATAGGTGATCGACGTCTCGAGTGGGTCATGCGAGAAGTAGCAGTCAGTCATGCGAGAAGTAGCAGTCAGTCGCCGGAATTCAAGGCAAGCCCAATGTGAGGTGTGTGTGAATAGGAGAACATTTAATGATGTGCCACAGTAGAGAACTACCGTTGTTCTCTCCTGTTTGGTTGACCATGGGGCCTACAACAGATTCCACTGCCAATAGGTCCTTCACATTGACACAGTTGACATGTCAAGTGGTGTGTCCCCTAGAGGAGGAAACCGCGTCATAGGAGGTGGAAATGAGGTCTGACCAGGAGTATACATTTAATTTATCCACATTTGTTGTTGGCACAAACCGAATTCATGAAATTGTGACCGTCTTCGAATATTCGAGTTAGTTAGTGTCACCAACTAAATTTCCCATATTCCTTGGTTCTTGCTCCCACCGTCTTTTTGATATTTGGTCCGGACAAAAAAGAAAAATTATTGGAGGAGCGATGAAATCTATTTTGGCTAG
Above is a window of Triticum aestivum cultivar Chinese Spring chromosome 6B, IWGSC CS RefSeq v2.1, whole genome shotgun sequence DNA encoding:
- the LOC123138515 gene encoding subtilisin-like protease SBT1.4; this encodes MELLRPFAALCVLLGFVLVAVAVVATEVESETWEAQSCYIVHVAAAHAPRLPRRGMLATRAYGAFLRNQLPVELSSPAPRVLYSYAHAATGFAAQLTGRQAAQLASSGSVLAVVPDVMQQLHTTLTPSFLGLSPSSGLLKASNGATDVVIGVIDTGVYPEGRKSFAADPSLPPTPSKFRGGCVSGPSFNASALCNNKLVGAKFFHKGLEAARGRALGEDSLSPLDTNGHGTHTSSTAGGSPAADAGFFDYAGGKAVGMAPGARIAVYKACWDEGCASSDILAAFDEAITDRVDVISVSLGDTGLADNFYSDTTAVGAFRAVSKGIVVSASAGNSGPGDSTAVNIAPWFLTVGASTLNRRFPGDVVLGNGETFTGTTLYAGEPLGATKLPVVYGGDVGSKVCEEGKLKPAKVAGKIVFCELGVTAQAAKGQAVKLAGGAGAILTGAKEDGEQVITSPHVHPATDVPFAAAEKIKKYIRTQTSPTATIIFRGTVVGSTPPSPRMASFSSRGPNFRAPEILKPDVTAPGVDILAAWTGANSPSELDFDTRRVNYNIISGTSMSCPHVSGIVALLRQARPEWSPAAIKSALMTTARNMDNAGGVIGDMSTGEASTPFARGAGHISPNSAVDPGLVYDAGTEDYITFLCALGYTAKQVAVFGSSTSCSTRAGSSVGDHNYPAFSVVITSNKKKAVVTQRRVVRNVGSDATTTYRAKITAPDGVLVTVSPETLRFSATQKTQGYAVTFAREIGASVTEKYTFGSIEWSDGEHTVTSPIAITWPTSQVAEM